A window of the Tunturibacter empetritectus genome harbors these coding sequences:
- a CDS encoding MarR family winged helix-turn-helix transcriptional regulator, whose product MTDEHNIVSAPRLWLVLARAFHSIGDFIEGSFTAQGLILSDFMVLEVLLHKGPLTISAIGEKVLLASASMTSAIDRLEKRGLVRRKNCASDRRTRYVELTCDGKEFIEEIYARHEKDLEFVAAGLSEAERRTMYEGLKKMGIAAKVAVPTQKCMKAG is encoded by the coding sequence TCGTTCTGGCTCGGGCATTTCACTCAATCGGGGACTTCATCGAGGGCTCTTTTACTGCTCAGGGGTTGATTCTTAGTGACTTTATGGTGCTGGAGGTTTTGCTGCATAAGGGGCCACTAACGATCTCGGCGATCGGCGAGAAGGTCTTGCTGGCAAGCGCTTCGATGACTTCTGCGATCGACCGGCTGGAGAAGCGAGGGCTGGTGCGTCGTAAGAACTGCGCTTCGGACCGGCGCACCCGCTACGTGGAGCTGACGTGCGATGGCAAGGAGTTCATCGAGGAGATCTACGCGCGGCATGAGAAGGATCTTGAGTTTGTCGCTGCCGGGTTGAGCGAGGCAGAGCGAAGGACGATGTACGAGGGATTGAAGAAGATGGGGATCGCGGCGAAGGTTGCGGTTCCCACACAGAAGTGTATGAAGGCTGGTTAG